The sequence AATAGGAATAGATAAAGGGATAAATTCGATAGCAGCGACATCAGAAGGAGAATTGTACTCAAACCCGAGATGGCTGCAGAAAGCAGAAAAGAGACTAAAAAGACTGCAAAGGCAGTTGTCAAGGAAAAAGAAAGGGAGCAAAAATAGAGAAAAGCAAAAGAAAAGACTGGCAAAACTCCATGAAAAAGTAGCAAATCAGAGAAGGGACTATCTGCACAAGATAAGCTATAACATAGTAAAAAACAATGACATCATATGCGTTGAGGATTTGCAAGTGAAGAATATGATGAAAAATCATAAACTTGCAAAATCAATAGCGAATGCAGGGTGGGGAATGTTGGATAAGTATTTACAGTATAAAGCGGAAAGAGAAGGGAAAATATTCATAAAAGTAAATGCTGCATATACATCACAAAGATGCTCAAGATGCGGAAGGATAGTAGAAAAAGATTTATCGGTAAGGATACACAGATGTGAATGTGGATTAGAAATAGACAGAGATATAAATGCAGCGATAAATGTGCTGCATGAAGGATTAAGACAATTGGGGATAGCTGCATAAAAACGCAACAACATTTTTCGTAGGGAAGGTTCCTCCCGAAGTTACGCCTATGGAGATCGTGGAAGACCTGTTGTGGACAACAGCAGGCAACGGTCAATGAAGTAGGAAGCCCCATCCTCTATAGGATGGAGTAGGTTCACTAATTATTTACAGGATAAACCGTGTCGCGTGTTTCCTGCACCCTTTGATTTACGCCTTCCGGAAAAAGATGAAGAAGATGAAGATGTGGTTAATGTACTTCAGCCAGATATAGTCGTTGTGTGTGATAGCTCGAGGTTGCGTGGTACAGGTTTTTATGGAGTGCCAGAACTTATAATAGAAATAGTTTCTCCTTCTTCAATTAAAATGGATAAACTGATAAAATTCAATTTATATGAAAAAGCTGGTGTAAAGGAATATTGGATAGTTGAGCCAGAAGGTAAACTGGTCAGTGTTTTTACATTGGGTGATAATGGATGGTACGGTAGACCTGAATTGTATTCAGAAGATGATAGTATTAAGGTGAGTATTTTTCCAGACTTAACAATAAACTTAAAATCAGTATTTAGCTTTTGATTGAAGTTTTTAGAATATTATAAGAATTGGAGAGTTTTCGAAAAAGGTATTGACAAAACTATCATAATTTTATATACTATTAGCAAACAAGGTGAGTGTACCTGAGTTTTCAGGTGCCATGGGTTTTATTAGAATAAAATTGAATTGTCAGGTATGCTGAGAGTACCTATAGGCAGAGAGGCCTAGAGATGAAATGTTCATCTTTAGGCCTCTTTTTTGTTTAGTAGCGCGCCTTTATCGATGGAAAAGGAGGTGATATTATGAGAATTTTGAAAAAACAGTGGTATTTTATCGGATTAATTGTGCTTAATATTCTTATCATTCTGTCGGGATTGTTGTTTTTCTACAGCGGAATAGTTACGGGATTTAAAATACCAGCTTTTGGTTCTTATGTTCCTGGATACACGCTGGGGCTATTGATACTGTACATGGGCATTGTTAATTTTATTAAATTACACCGGTTATCTGCAAGAATAAAAGGCAAAAAATTTAGTTTTTCCAATTTTAAATAAAAATAGAGAGAGGGTGTGTTGTATGGGCAGGAAAATGGTTAATAAGGTGATGGTAAGTTTATTGCTCATCGCAATACTGGTAGGTGTCCTGGGAATTGTAGCCTATGCGAAAGGAGGGGATCCCTCAGGGGCTTCTTATGGCACATTAAATGATATAACAGCAGCCAAACCCGGGCATCCCACGGTAGATGAAATTGCGGTACAGGTGGCAAAAAATAAAATAGGACTCAATT comes from Caldanaerobius fijiensis DSM 17918 and encodes:
- a CDS encoding RNA-guided endonuclease InsQ/TnpB family protein translates to IGIDKGINSIAATSEGELYSNPRWLQKAEKRLKRLQRQLSRKKKGSKNREKQKKRLAKLHEKVANQRRDYLHKISYNIVKNNDIICVEDLQVKNMMKNHKLAKSIANAGWGMLDKYLQYKAEREGKIFIKVNAAYTSQRCSRCGRIVEKDLSVRIHRCECGLEIDRDINAAINVLHEGLRQLGIAA
- a CDS encoding Uma2 family endonuclease yields the protein MGWSRFTNYLQDKPCRVFPAPFDLRLPEKDEEDEDVVNVLQPDIVVVCDSSRLRGTGFYGVPELIIEIVSPSSIKMDKLIKFNLYEKAGVKEYWIVEPEGKLVSVFTLGDNGWYGRPELYSEDDSIKVSIFPDLTINLKSVFSF